One Gossypium raimondii isolate GPD5lz chromosome 3, ASM2569854v1, whole genome shotgun sequence genomic window carries:
- the LOC105794570 gene encoding uncharacterized protein LOC105794570, whose protein sequence is MKTAKTKPPLLKHYFLTFASLSFLILFFCFSNQRRHSLTSFLTTTAATTHSSSASEVDLKIRPGYTSYDAYIQRQLNKTLNPKLRKIWMTRDWDRKIHVFSNFFRELQLQNLLSNSSKSLCIGARVGQEVEALKRVGVSDSVGIDLVPSPPLVLKGDFHNQTFDNETFDFEFSNVFDHALYPRKFVGEIERTLKPDGVCVLHLALSTRADKFSANDLYSVKPLIHLFQRSQLVRVRKVDGFGLDTEVIFRKKKTTQRS, encoded by the coding sequence ATGAAGACGGCTAAAACGAAACCTCCATTGCTAAAACACTACTTTCTCACCTTCGCCTCCCTTTCATTCCTCATCCTTTTCTTCTGCTTTTCTAATCAGCGTCGCCACTCCCTAACATCATTCCTCACAACCACCGCTGCTACCACCCACTCTTCCTCTGCCTCCGAGGTAGACCTCAAAATCCGACCTGGCTACACCTCCTACGACGCCTACATCCAACGCCAACTCAACAAAACCCTCAACCCAAAACTACGGAAAATATGGATGACTCGTGACTGGGACCGCAAAATCCACGTCTTCTCCAATTTCTTTCGGGAACTACAACTCCAAAACCTCCTCTCTAACTCTTCCAAGTCCCTCTGCATCGGCGCCCGGGTCGGCCAAGAGGTCGAGGCTCTCAAACGCGTCGGCGTCTCCGACTCTGTCGGCATCGATCTCGTGCCGTCCCCGCCGCTCGTCTTGAAAGGAGACTTCCATAACCAGACATTCGACAACGAGACGTTCGATTTCGAGTTCTCCAACGTGTTCGACCACGCGCTCTACCCGCGGAAGTTCGTTGGCGAGATCGAGCGGACGCTGAAGCCAGATGGTGTCTGCGTGTTGCACTTGGCGTTGTCAACGCGTGCTGACAAATTCTCGGCCAACGATTTGTACAGCGTGAAACCGTTGATTCATTTGTTCCAGAGATCGCAGCTGGTTCGGGTCCGAAAAGTTGACGGCTTCGGATTGGACACGGAGGTCATATTTCGTAAGAAGAAGACAACCCAACGTTCTTGA
- the LOC128039975 gene encoding uncharacterized protein At2g29880-like: MVDLHNVGTFNADTGFKAGYLNELEKMLEKALPKAMLKAKPNIESRIRLLKREWSIVYDMLNGQNNSGFGWDEHRQLVVAEDAVWDSYLKSHKEAAQFRHRTFPYYDQLTAIYARDRATGKDAQTAADVLEEINAEDV; the protein is encoded by the exons atggtggacttgcacaatgttggaacatttaatgctgataccgggttcaaagccggttatttaaacgagttggaaaaaatgctagaaaaggctttaccaaaagcaatgttgaaggcgaaacctaatattgaatcgaggattaggttactaaaaagggagtggtcaatcgtctatgacatgcttaatggccaaaacaatagcggttttggttgggacgagcataggcagctcgttgttgctgaagatgcggtttgggactcctatttaaag agtcacaaagaagccgctcaattcagacatcgtactttcccttactacgaccagcttactgccatatatgcaagagatcgagcgactgggaaagatgctcaaacagctgctgatgttcttgaagaaataaatgctgaGGAT gtttaa